The Arachis hypogaea cultivar Tifrunner chromosome 14, arahy.Tifrunner.gnm2.J5K5, whole genome shotgun sequence genome has a segment encoding these proteins:
- the LOC140172962 gene encoding mogroside I-E synthase-like — MEKENGKAVHCVVLAYPAQGHINPMIQFSKRLQHEGVKVTLVTTLFYGKSLENFPPSMSFETISDGFDNGRHGEGLKLSVYNEVFAQRGSQTLSEVVEKCAISGYPVDCIIYDSFMPWALDVAKKFGIVGACYLTQNMPVNSVYYHVHIGKLRAPLTEDEILIPMLPKLQHGDMPSFFLSYQEDPAFLEMLVEQFSNIHEADWVLCNAFYEMEKEVIDWTTKIWPKFRTIGPSIPSMFLDKGLKDDEEYGVTQFKSEECMDWLDKKAKGSVLYVSFGSLVPLEEEQIREVAYGLRDSGRNFLWVVRASEEAKLPKDFAKNSEKGLVVTWCSQLKVLSHEAVGCFVTHCGWNSTLEALSLGVPVIAVPQWSDQATNAKYLVDVWKVGIRPVVDEKKIMRKEALEDCIKELMESDKGREIRINALKLKNLAIEAVSEGGSSNKNIIEFVNALKGY, encoded by the exons atggagaagGAAAATGGCAAAGCAGTGCACTGTGTGGTGCTAGCATACCCTGCACAAGGACACATAAACCCCATGATTCAATTCTCCAAGCGTTTGCAACATGAGGGTGTAAAAGTGACACTTGTCACCACACTATTCTACGGCAAAAGCTTGGAGAATTTCCCACCTTCAATGTCCTTTGAGACAATCTCAGATGGGTTTGACAATGGAAGACATGGTGAGGGACTTAAACTCAGTGTCTATAATGAAGTTTTCGCTCAAAGAGGGTCACAAACTTTAAGTGAGGTTGTAGAGAAGTGTGCTATTTCAGGGTACCCTGTAGATTGCATAATCTATGATTCATTCATGCCTTGGGCTCTTGATGTTGCTAAGAAATTTGGTATAGTTGGTGCTTGTTATCTTACTCAGAATATGCCTGTGAATAGTGTTTACTATCATGTTCATATTGGAAAGCTTAGGGCCCCACTTACTGAGGATGAGATTTTGATTCCTATGTTACCAAAGCTTCAACATGGGGACATGCCTTCTTTCTTCCTTAGCTATCAAGAAGATCCTGCTTTTCTTGAGATGCTTGTCGAACAGTTTTCTAACATTCATGAGGCTGATTGGGTGCTTTGTAATGCTTTCTATGAGATGGAGAAAGAG GTAATTGATTGGACAACAAAGATTTGGCCAAAATTCAGGACTATAGGACCAAGCATACCATCAATGTTCTTAGACAAAGGCCTTAAAGATGATGAAGAATATGGTGTGACACAATTCAAGAGCGAAGAATGTATGGATTGGCTAGACAAGAAGGCAAAAGGGTCGGTTCTATACGTATCATTCGGAAGTTTGGTTCCACTAGAGGAAGAACAAATAAGAGAAGTAGCTTATGGTTTGAGAGATAGTGGTAGAAACTTCTTATGGGTAGTTAGAGCCTCAGAAGAAGCAAAACTCCCAAAAGATTTTGCAAAGAATTCAGAAAAGGGTTTAGTAGTGACATGGTGCTCTCAACTAAAGGTTTTGTCTCATGAAGCTGTTGGGTGTTTTGTAACACATTGTGGTTGGAATTCTACATTAGAAGCATTGAGTTTAGGTGTTCCTGTTATTGCTGTGCCTCAATGGTCAGATCAAGCTACAAATGCTAAGTACCTTGTTGATGTTTGGAAAGTGGGGATTAGGCCTGTGGTTGATGAGAAAAAGATTATGAGGAAGGAAGCATTGGAGGATTGTATTAAGGAGTTAATGGAAAGTGATAAGGGCAGAGAGATTAGGATTAATGCTTTGAAGTTGAAGAATTTGGCTATTGAAGCTGTTAGTGAAGGTGGAAGCTCCAACAAGAATATTATAGAATTTGTGAATgctttaaaaggttattga
- the LOC112744329 gene encoding mogroside I-E synthase, with protein MEKRIAMRETMHCVVLPYPAQGHMNPMIQFSKRLQHEGVRVTLVTTLFYFKNIENNLNLPHSISLETISDGFDNGRHGEALNLRVYLERFGQVGPQNLGELLENLARTGYPVDCIVYDSFLTWPLDVARKFGVVGAVFLTQNLPINAICYHVYIGKLRHDHEVSLLPMLPQLQYSEMPCFFFNHEEDPDFLQMLRDQFSNIDKADWVLCNSFYELEKQVTDWTMKIWSNFRTIGPNIPSIFLDKRLKDDEDYNITQFKTEECITWLDNKPKYSVVYVSFGSLVSLDEEQMKEVAYSLKHSQKYFLWVVRVSEEAKLPKDFAKNSEKGLVVTWCSQVKVLAHEAIGCFLTHCGWNSSIEALSLGVPVIVLPQWSDQGTNAKYLVDVWKVGIRPMVDDKKIMRKEALEYCIRELMENEKGKEIKINAMQWKNLAIEAVSEGGSSNKNIIEFVNGLFHVQTKNHEPTISL; from the exons ATGGAGAAGAGAATAGCCATGAGGGAAACTATGCACTGTGTGGTGCTACCATATCCAGCACAAGGTCACATGAATCCCATGATTCAATTCTCTAAGCGCTTGCAACATGAAGGTGTAAGAGTAACACTTGTCACCACCCTATTCTACTTCAAGAACATAGAGAATAATCTGAATTTGCCACATTCAATTTCACTTGAGACAATTTCAGATGGATTTGATAATGGTAGGCATGGAGAAGCACTGAATTTAAGAGTCTATTTGGAGCGTTTTGGTCAAGTGGGACCACAAAATCTTGGTGAGCTTCTAGAGAATCTTGCTAGAACAGGGTACCCTGTAGATTGCATAGTCTATGATTCATTCTTAACATGGCCACTTGATGTTGCAAGAAAATTTGGTGTGGTTGGTGCTGTTTTTCTCACTCAGAATCTACCTATAAATGCCATATGCTATCATGTCTATATTGGAAAACTGAGACATGATCATGAGGTTTCGTTACTTCCTATGTTGCCACAGCTTCAATATAGTGAAATGCCTTGTTTCTTCTTTAACCATGAGGAAGATCCTGATTTTCTTCAAATGCTAAGGGATCAGTTTTCTAACATTGACAAAGCTGATTGGGTCCTTTGCAATAGCTTCTACGAGCTGGAAAAACAG gtgACTGATTGGACAATGAAGATTTGGTCCAATTTTAGGACTATAGGGCCAAACATACCGTCTATATTTTTGGACAAACGACTCAAAGATGATGAAGACTATAATATCACACAATTCAAGACCGAAGAATGTATAACATGGCTAGACAATAAGCCAAAATATTCAGTTGTTTATGTATCATTCGGAAGTTTAGTTTCACTTGATGAGGAACAAATGAAAGAAGTAGCATATAGTTTGAAACAtagccaaaaatattttttatgggtGGTTAGAGTATCTGAAGAAGCTAAACTCCCAAAAGATTTTGCAAAGAATTCAGAAAAGGGTTTAGTAGTAACATGGTGCTCTCAAGTAAAGGTTTTGGCACATGAAGCTATAGGGTGTTTTTTAACACATTGTGGTTGGAACTCTTCAATAGAAGCATTAAGTTTAGGAGTTCCGGTTATTGTTTTACCACAATGGTCAGACCAAGGAACAAATGCTAAGTATCTTGTGGATGTTTGGAAAGTGGGAATTAGACCTATGGTTGATGACAAAAAGATTATGAGAAAGGAGGCATTGGAGTATTGTATTAGAGAATTAATGGAAAATGAGAAGGGCAAAGAGATTAAGATCAATGCTATGCAATGGAAGAATTTGGCTATTGAAGCTGTTAGTGAAGGTGGAAgctcaaataaaaatattatagaatTTGTCAATGGTCTATTTCATGTGCAAACAAAAAATCATGAGCCAACCATTtctctttaa